One Maribacter sp. HTCC2170 genomic window, AACCTTTAACCCATCTGGAATACATACAGATGAAAATGGGAATACCCGGTTTTACGAAAAGGAAGAAGACAATTACAAACAAAATCATGCACAACTACTTTGGAACCAAAAGTTGAATAATGATTGGAGTACCAATCTTGCATTTCATTATACAAAAGGACGAGGATATTTTGAGCAGTTTAAAGAAGAAGAAGATTTTTCTACTTATGGTTTTCAACCATTTACTGTTGATGGTGAAGAAATTAATACAACTGATTTAATACGGCGAAGATGGTTGGATAATGATTTTTATGGAGCTGTATTCTCAACAAAATATAGTAATGAGGAGCTCGATTTTATATTGGGAGGGGCTTGGAATAAATATGAAGGAGGACATTTTGGAGAGGTTATTTGGGCCGAATACGCTCCTGGGAGCAGGATAAGGAATAGGTATTATGATAACGATTCAGAAAAGACTGATTTTAATATCTATGCCAAAGCCAATTATAAGTTAGATGAAAATTGGAGTTTGTTTGGCGATTTACAATACAGAGCTGTTGGTTATCAGGCAAATGGTGAGGATACTGGTTTGGTTGATGATACCTTTAATTTCTTCAATCCAAAAGCAGGAATCACCTTTGATTTGAATCAAAACAATAATTTTTATTTCTCTTATGCCCAAGCAAACCGTGAGCCTAATAAAAATGATTATGAGAATGGAAGCCCAAAACCAGAGAAGTTGAATGATTTTGAATTGGGATGGCGTTATGTTTCACCGAGTGTTAAAGTGAATACCAATGTTTATTATATGGGTTATAAGGATCAACTTGTACTTACGGGGGAATTGAACGATGTTGGGGCACCGTTGAGGTCCAATGTAGGAGATAGTTATAGATTGGGACTTGAAATAGATGCCAATGTTAGTTTGGGGAATAAATTCGCCATAGGTCCTAATATTGCGATTAGTTCTAACAAGAATAGAGATATTGTTTTTCAACGTGATGGAGTTTTACAGGAATTGGGAAATACCAACATAGCGTTTTCTCCAGGAATCATTGTAGGAAATAGATTTGACTATTTACCCAACGAAAAGTTACAATTGTCATTGTTAAGTAAATACGTTGGGGAACAATATATGGGTAATATTGATTCTGATGGCTCAAAATTGGAATCCTATTCCCAGACCGATTTAAATGTGCAATACCTTATTGAAACCAACTCATTTATTAAGAGTATAGCACTATCATTATTGGTGAACAATATACTTGACAAAGAATATGTATCGAACGGTTATTTCTATACTTATGATGATACATGGTCAGTTCCTAATTCGACAACAACTATCGAAGGCGCTGGGTATTATCCACAGGCGGGAATCAATATGTTATTGGGAGCGACTTTAAGTTTTTAATCCAATATGTTGAGTACTTAAAAGTGTTTGTTTGAAAGAATAAGCACTTTTTTTTGTTTAAAACACTGGACTTAATTTGTAGTTTTAGATGGAATTATAATGATACAATTTGATTCGATGGGCCAAATAAAAAATATTAAATGGGGATTTATTGGTTGTGGTTCGGTAACCGAGATAAAAAGTGGTCCTGCTTATCAACAAATTAAGGGTTTTGAAGTATATGGAGTGACTCGGAGGAGTAAACTCAAGGCAATTGACTACGCCAAACGGCACAATATTCCACAAGTATTTGAAAATGCAGATGATTTAATCAATAGTAAGAATATTGATGCTGTTTACATAGCAACCCCTCCAGATTCGCATTTATATTATGCGTTAAAAGTTGCCAACGCTGGCAAACCATGCTGTATAGAAAAGCCTATGGCTCCAAACCATAAAGAAAGTTTGAAAATATTCAATGCATTCCATAGCAAGAGTATTCCTTTATTCATTGCCTATTACCGCCGTTCATTACCAAGATTCAATAAAGTAAGAGAGTTATTAGAGGAAGAAGCAATTGGTAAAGTACGTCATGTCAGATGGTATCTATCCAAACCACCCAATCAGTTGGACTTGAATAGGGAGCCAAATTGGCGAACTGATGCAAGAGTCGCCCCAGGCGGCTATTTTGATGACTTGGCAAGTCACGGGCTCGATTTGTTTATGTATCTGTTGGGAGATGTTAAGGAGGCTTGTGGTTTTGCTACGAATCAACTGGGTTTATATTCGGCAAAGGATGCCATTGTAGGTAATTGGATACATCAAAGTGGTGTAACCGGAGAGGGTAGCTGGAATTTTGGGAGTTTCAAGAGAGAAGATAAAGTGGAGATTATTGGAAGTAATGGCAATATTACATTTTCTGTTTTTGATGAAGCACCAATAATTCAGGAGAATACCAATGAAGTTCAAGAGTTTAATATTTCAAATCCCAAGCATATTCAGGAATATCATGTATTGAACATCCAAAATCACTTAACTGGAAAATTGACCCATCCATCTTTGGGAAAAACGGGATTACATACCAGTTGGGTAATGGATAAAATATTGGGTGTTCTTTAATTGGAAACGCTCAATACATTTCCACCAAAACTCGTTCTATATTCCAACATATCATAATAGCGTTTGCCATCATCTGGTCTGTTCAACATTTGCCCTGTGAACAGACTATATTCATAATCC contains:
- a CDS encoding TonB-dependent receptor, whose product is MKTIFTTFALIGLTMGISAQETQQDSLEGKKITLDEVFVSGVRVTKESPVTFSNLTKEDVKSRNLGQDIPILMNFLPSVVTTSDAGAGIGYTSLRVRGSDATRVNVTINGIPYNDPESHGTFWVNMPDFSSSTESLQLQRGVGTSTNGAGAFGASLNVLTDGYAEEAFGQISSSIGSFNTLKNSVKFSTGLLNDHIEIAGRLSRITSDGYIDRASSELDSYFLQGAYKSDNTLVKALLFGGHEITYQAWYGIDAATLETDRTFNPSGIHTDENGNTRFYEKEEDNYKQNHAQLLWNQKLNNDWSTNLAFHYTKGRGYFEQFKEEEDFSTYGFQPFTVDGEEINTTDLIRRRWLDNDFYGAVFSTKYSNEELDFILGGAWNKYEGGHFGEVIWAEYAPGSRIRNRYYDNDSEKTDFNIYAKANYKLDENWSLFGDLQYRAVGYQANGEDTGLVDDTFNFFNPKAGITFDLNQNNNFYFSYAQANREPNKNDYENGSPKPEKLNDFELGWRYVSPSVKVNTNVYYMGYKDQLVLTGELNDVGAPLRSNVGDSYRLGLEIDANVSLGNKFAIGPNIAISSNKNRDIVFQRDGVLQELGNTNIAFSPGIIVGNRFDYLPNEKLQLSLLSKYVGEQYMGNIDSDGSKLESYSQTDLNVQYLIETNSFIKSIALSLLVNNILDKEYVSNGYFYTYDDTWSVPNSTTTIEGAGYYPQAGINMLLGATLSF
- a CDS encoding Gfo/Idh/MocA family protein; amino-acid sequence: MGQIKNIKWGFIGCGSVTEIKSGPAYQQIKGFEVYGVTRRSKLKAIDYAKRHNIPQVFENADDLINSKNIDAVYIATPPDSHLYYALKVANAGKPCCIEKPMAPNHKESLKIFNAFHSKSIPLFIAYYRRSLPRFNKVRELLEEEAIGKVRHVRWYLSKPPNQLDLNREPNWRTDARVAPGGYFDDLASHGLDLFMYLLGDVKEACGFATNQLGLYSAKDAIVGNWIHQSGVTGEGSWNFGSFKREDKVEIIGSNGNITFSVFDEAPIIQENTNEVQEFNISNPKHIQEYHVLNIQNHLTGKLTHPSLGKTGLHTSWVMDKILGVL